The stretch of DNA CACACATAGATGGCATCGGGTATCACATCCATTGCCTGCACCTGCTCCCACAATTCCAAAAACCCATCCACATAAGACACGCTGCGATAATAATACCCATCCGAACTCGTATTATAGACCCTGTGTCCATCGGTCTCTAACTTTTCAATGACGGCTACCTTCTCCTGCTCGCTCTCAATCAAATGCACCTCTGCGCCAAACAGATGCGTGAGCAACAAATTGCCATTCACGGGATCTGCATGGTCATCCTTGCGCCCCACCATCACCGCCTTCAGACCCAGCCTCGCCGCAACCGCTGCGGTCAACCGCGACTGATTCGACTGCGACGCCGCGCCGTGAAGCAACACATCATATCCTTCATCCACAGCGGGTGCTACGGAATATTCAAACTCGCGCACCTTATTCCCCCCAAACGCCAGCCCCGTCTGATCCTCGCGCTTGACCAGAATGCGCGGTCCGCCCAGCTTTGCCGCCAACCTCGGGCAATCCATCAACGGCGTGGGCAAATCGGCAAGCGACAATCGGCTGCACGTCCCCAACGCCTCTCGAACCTCTCGAATCGAATAGCTCAAGGGTATCACTCCTCTTTTTAATTTTCTAATTCAACCGCCTGAAGCAGGGCCTGGATAAAGCCAAATTGAAAGGCAAATGCCTGTTCGAAATGCCCTTGCGCAGTGTGGCCTGGCGCGTGATCGGGAACAATCATGTGCGGATAGCCCACTTCCTTGAGCGCTTTCATCAGGACAAACATATTCATATCGCCCTCATCCGGATAAACCTCCTGAAACTTGTTGCGCCCACCCGTTATATTGCGGAAGTGGATGAGGTTAATTTTTTTTCGCTTCCCAAAATAGCGAATAATATCGGCCACCTCATTGCGCGGATCCACAACGCTCTCCGCCATGCAACCGAGGCACAGATTGAGACCGTGATAAGGACTTGGGCAAATATCTATAAAACTCTTGAACCCATCGTATCCACC from Gemmatimonadota bacterium encodes:
- a CDS encoding pyridoxal-phosphate dependent enzyme, which produces MSYSIREVREALGTCSRLSLADLPTPLMDCPRLAAKLGGPRILVKREDQTGLAFGGNKVREFEYSVAPAVDEGYDVLLHGAASQSNQSRLTAAVAARLGLKAVMVGRKDDHADPVNGNLLLTHLFGAEVHLIESEQEKVAVIEKLETDGHRVYNTSSDGYYYRSVSYVDGFLELWEQVQAMDVIPDAIYVCAGVHTHTGLVVGARALGVDVRIIGISPSPQDDAKKNVQLAEVANEVCKILDLDLSFTADDFESYGKYAGPAYGVLTPGAQEAVLLAAQTEGLLLDPVYAGKTYGAMIEHIREGWYRRDQTVVFVHTGGTPALFAYGDELLKERI